A genomic segment from Apium graveolens cultivar Ventura unplaced genomic scaffold, ASM990537v1 ctg1886, whole genome shotgun sequence encodes:
- the LOC141700183 gene encoding uncharacterized protein LOC141700183 isoform X2, translating to MANYDHIFKCLPIYKAAIAGDWETAERFFKDEKKNFNAPITYESDTALHVAVGTNSSHRFVKELVELIMDVDPEMLLTANCYGNNVLHYAAMVGNTQAARLLVNKYPELAQIAKPNGHTPLKLAARYGHKETLCYLLEVTKDVVGEEGTSPYRGHDGADLLTLSIIADYYDVALYLVKEYPHLVTERNNTKSQTGLEILAAKPNAFRSGRRIRFWQRIIYPWIPVNREKALESPIIRVSQITTHNRSKGCGLHVSFWSLLQYLAPHIKHMHDSKVMHILTEELVKNMCSTVIKKGDHAIAWDVLGTTLRTAVTHGIYELIEECIHQYPGLLWYKMGEFFLVLVAIRQRQEKVYNLVYQMSGHKVYTAIAWKEYANDDTALHLAARLAPQHRLNTVTGAALQMQRELQWFKEVEKFVQPSYKEALNNENKTPRMVFTREHKELLNEAQQWMKDTSSSATVVAALIVTMAFAAIFTAPGGNNNDGKSLFLNDPIFMLFAISDAVALFSSSTSVLMFLSVLSSRFAEDDFLYALPKRLTLGLISLFVSLAATMVAFSATLSLVLHDKIQWIAAPVILLASVPVTLFLLLQYPLLVELVSSTYGRGIFYKQNNLLLH from the exons ATGGCAAATTATGACCACATATTTAAGTGTCTTCCAATCTATAAAGCAGCAATTGCAGGCGACTGGGAAACTGCAGAGCGCTTCTTTAAAGATGAAAAGAAAAACTTCAATGCACCCATCACGTACGAGTCGGATACTGCTCTGCACGTAGCTGTGGGAACTAATAGTTCTCACAGATTTGTGAAAGAATTAGTGGAGCTGATTATGGACGTAGATCCAGAGATGCTGCTGACTGCTAACTGTTATGGGAATAATGTGCTGCACTATGCTGCTATGGTAGGGAATACGCAAGCTGCAAGACTGTTGGTCAACAAATACCCGGAATTGGCTCAGATTGCTAAACCAAATGGCCACACCCCCTTGAAGTTGGCAGCCCGGTATGGTCATAAAGAGACACTCTGTTATTTGCTGGAGGTGACAAAAGATGTAGTTGGAGAGGAAGGAACTAGTCCTTATCGGGGACACGATGGTGCTGATCTTCTTACTCTTTCAATCATAGCTGATTACTATG ATGTGGCTCTGTATTTGGTTAAAGAGTACCCGCACCTGGTGACAGAGAGAAATAATACCAAATCACAGACAGGCTTAGAAATACTAGCTGCAAAACCTAATGCTTTTCGAAGTGGAAGGAGAATCCGATTTTGGCAACGAATCATCTATCCAT GGATTCCTGTTAACCGAGAGAAGGCATTGGAGTCCCCTATTATAAGAGTTTCACAGATAACAACTCACAACCGAAGTAAAG GCTGCGGTTTGCATGTTTCCTTTTGGAGTTTACTTCAATACTTAG CACCGCATATCAAGCATATGCATGACAGCAAAGTAATGCACATACTGACAGAAGAACTTGTAAAAAATATGTGCTCAACTGTTATAAAGAAGGGTGACCATGCCATAGCCTGGGATGTATTGGGAACAACACTACGGACAGCAGTAACACATGGAATTTATGAGCTCATAGAAGAGTGCATTCATCAATATCCAGGCCTCCTCTGGTACAAAATGGGAGAATTCTTCTTGGTGCTAGTTGCAATAAGGCAAAGGCAGGAGAAAGTGTACAACCTTGTATATCAAATGTCAGGGCATAAGGTCTACACAGCTATAGCCTGGAAAGAGTACGCCAATGATGATACTGCATTGCATTTGGCAGCCAGATTAGCGCCTCAGCATCGCCTCAATACGGTCACTGGTGCAGCTTTGCAAATGCAACGCGAGCTTCAGTGGTTCAAG GAAGTTGAAAAGTTTGTGCAACCTTCTTACAAAGAAGCCTTGAACAATGAAAACAAAACGCCAAGAATGGTATTCACTAGGGAACACAAGGAGCTACTAAATGAAGCACAACAATGGATGAAGGACACATCATCTTCAGCCACAGTTGTAGCTGCTCTTATTGTTACCATGGCATTTGCAGCCATATTTACAGCACCAGGAGGAAACAACAACGATGGGAAGTCACTGTTCTTAAACGATCCAATCTTTATGCTCTTTGCCATATCAGATGCAGTGGCCTTATTTTCCTCATCAACCTCCGTTTTGATGTTCTTATCTGTACTTAGTTCGCGTTTTGCAGAAGATGATTTTTTGTACGCTTTACCAAAGAGATTGACACTCGGACTAATCTCATTGTTTGTATCACTAGCAGCTACAATGGTTGCATTCAGTGCAACACTCTCACTTGTGTTACATGATAAAATACAGTGGATTGCTGCTCCGGTTATTTTACTGGCTAGCGTTCCAGTAACATTGTTTCTGTTGCTGCAATATCCGCTGCTTGTGGAACTGGTTAGCTCCACATATGGAAGAGGCATTTTCTACAAGCAAAACAATTTGTTGCTTCATTAG
- the LOC141700183 gene encoding uncharacterized protein LOC141700183 isoform X1: MANYDHIFKCLPIYKAAIAGDWETAERFFKDEKKNFNAPITYESDTALHVAVGTNSSHRFVKELVELIMDVDPEMLLTANCYGNNVLHYAAMVGNTQAARLLVNKYPELAQIAKPNGHTPLKLAARYGHKETLCYLLEVTKDVVGEEGTSPYRGHDGADLLTLSIIADYYDVALYLVKEYPHLVTERNNTKSQTGLEILAAKPNAFRSGRRIRFWQRIIYPWIPVNREKALESPIIRVSQITTHNRSKAGCGLHVSFWSLLQYLAPHIKHMHDSKVMHILTEELVKNMCSTVIKKGDHAIAWDVLGTTLRTAVTHGIYELIEECIHQYPGLLWYKMGEFFLVLVAIRQRQEKVYNLVYQMSGHKVYTAIAWKEYANDDTALHLAARLAPQHRLNTVTGAALQMQRELQWFKEVEKFVQPSYKEALNNENKTPRMVFTREHKELLNEAQQWMKDTSSSATVVAALIVTMAFAAIFTAPGGNNNDGKSLFLNDPIFMLFAISDAVALFSSSTSVLMFLSVLSSRFAEDDFLYALPKRLTLGLISLFVSLAATMVAFSATLSLVLHDKIQWIAAPVILLASVPVTLFLLLQYPLLVELVSSTYGRGIFYKQNNLLLH, from the exons ATGGCAAATTATGACCACATATTTAAGTGTCTTCCAATCTATAAAGCAGCAATTGCAGGCGACTGGGAAACTGCAGAGCGCTTCTTTAAAGATGAAAAGAAAAACTTCAATGCACCCATCACGTACGAGTCGGATACTGCTCTGCACGTAGCTGTGGGAACTAATAGTTCTCACAGATTTGTGAAAGAATTAGTGGAGCTGATTATGGACGTAGATCCAGAGATGCTGCTGACTGCTAACTGTTATGGGAATAATGTGCTGCACTATGCTGCTATGGTAGGGAATACGCAAGCTGCAAGACTGTTGGTCAACAAATACCCGGAATTGGCTCAGATTGCTAAACCAAATGGCCACACCCCCTTGAAGTTGGCAGCCCGGTATGGTCATAAAGAGACACTCTGTTATTTGCTGGAGGTGACAAAAGATGTAGTTGGAGAGGAAGGAACTAGTCCTTATCGGGGACACGATGGTGCTGATCTTCTTACTCTTTCAATCATAGCTGATTACTATG ATGTGGCTCTGTATTTGGTTAAAGAGTACCCGCACCTGGTGACAGAGAGAAATAATACCAAATCACAGACAGGCTTAGAAATACTAGCTGCAAAACCTAATGCTTTTCGAAGTGGAAGGAGAATCCGATTTTGGCAACGAATCATCTATCCAT GGATTCCTGTTAACCGAGAGAAGGCATTGGAGTCCCCTATTATAAGAGTTTCACAGATAACAACTCACAACCGAAGTAAAG CAGGCTGCGGTTTGCATGTTTCCTTTTGGAGTTTACTTCAATACTTAG CACCGCATATCAAGCATATGCATGACAGCAAAGTAATGCACATACTGACAGAAGAACTTGTAAAAAATATGTGCTCAACTGTTATAAAGAAGGGTGACCATGCCATAGCCTGGGATGTATTGGGAACAACACTACGGACAGCAGTAACACATGGAATTTATGAGCTCATAGAAGAGTGCATTCATCAATATCCAGGCCTCCTCTGGTACAAAATGGGAGAATTCTTCTTGGTGCTAGTTGCAATAAGGCAAAGGCAGGAGAAAGTGTACAACCTTGTATATCAAATGTCAGGGCATAAGGTCTACACAGCTATAGCCTGGAAAGAGTACGCCAATGATGATACTGCATTGCATTTGGCAGCCAGATTAGCGCCTCAGCATCGCCTCAATACGGTCACTGGTGCAGCTTTGCAAATGCAACGCGAGCTTCAGTGGTTCAAG GAAGTTGAAAAGTTTGTGCAACCTTCTTACAAAGAAGCCTTGAACAATGAAAACAAAACGCCAAGAATGGTATTCACTAGGGAACACAAGGAGCTACTAAATGAAGCACAACAATGGATGAAGGACACATCATCTTCAGCCACAGTTGTAGCTGCTCTTATTGTTACCATGGCATTTGCAGCCATATTTACAGCACCAGGAGGAAACAACAACGATGGGAAGTCACTGTTCTTAAACGATCCAATCTTTATGCTCTTTGCCATATCAGATGCAGTGGCCTTATTTTCCTCATCAACCTCCGTTTTGATGTTCTTATCTGTACTTAGTTCGCGTTTTGCAGAAGATGATTTTTTGTACGCTTTACCAAAGAGATTGACACTCGGACTAATCTCATTGTTTGTATCACTAGCAGCTACAATGGTTGCATTCAGTGCAACACTCTCACTTGTGTTACATGATAAAATACAGTGGATTGCTGCTCCGGTTATTTTACTGGCTAGCGTTCCAGTAACATTGTTTCTGTTGCTGCAATATCCGCTGCTTGTGGAACTGGTTAGCTCCACATATGGAAGAGGCATTTTCTACAAGCAAAACAATTTGTTGCTTCATTAG
- the LOC141700187 gene encoding E3 ubiquitin-protein ligase WAV3-like, whose amino-acid sequence MSSKWRKAKLALGMNLCAYIPPETNDDMPEKSTEDALLSSHNKWALGSARLSKSFSRSSKKTCSICLATMKRGDGNAIFTAECSHSFHFHCISSNVRHGNQICPVCRAKWKEIPWQATTLEPLPGRSRINPVDLSHNNGLMAVARQLPPRPISNRPVAQLFQSPDPAVFNDDESLDHKTEKAEEISTVKTPVDVESCTTITVKTYPEVPAVPQFNAYDNFTVLIHVKAPASFSGHNHSIDQSNVSPIPQTPRASVDLVTVLDISGSMAGTKLALLKRAMGFVIQNLGPNDRLAVIAFSSTARRLFPLSRMSETGRQQALQAINSLVANGGTNIAEGLRKGAKVMEDRREKNPVANIILLSDGQDTYTMNSSGGSQNESNYKLLLPTSMHRKESSGFKIPVHAFGFGMDHDALLMHSISESSGGTFSFIESEGVIQDAFAQCIGGLLSVVVKELYVTIDSVHPQIRLGSIKSGSYPNHVVPDGKTGFVEVGDMYADEERDFLVTVNVPAETLNKETSLLKVRSVYVNPLTKDTVTLDSEELRIGRPEVAGQETVLVEVDRQRNRLHAAEAMAEARAVAEQGGLASAISILENCRTMLSQTVSAKAHDRLCIALDAELREMQERLSSRHIYESSGRAYMLSGMSSHSWQRATARGDSTEGSSLVQSYQTQSMTEMLSRSQAALLSSPSAHRLVRPKPR is encoded by the exons ATGAGTAGCAAATGGAGAAAAGCAAAGCTTGCACTTGGCATGAATCTCTGTGCTTATATCCCTCCAGAGACTAATGATGACATGCCTGAGAAATCAACAGAGGATGCTCTGCTTTCTTCTCACAACAAATGGGCTTTAGGTTCTGCAAGATTGTCTAAAAGCTTTAGTAGATCATCAAAG AAAACATGCTCCATATGTTTGGCTACCATGAAACGTGGGGACGGCAATGCTATTTTCACTGCAGAGTGTTCACATTCCTTCCATTTCCATTGCATTTCATCAAATGTTAGGCATGGAAATCAAATTTGCCCAGTTTGCAGAGCAAAGTGGAAAGAAATTCCCTGGCAAGCTACTACCCTGGAACCTCTTCCTGGAAGGTCTAGAATCAATCCTGTGGATTTGTCCCACAACAATGGTCTAATGGCAGTTGCGCGTCAATTGCCTCCTCGCCCTATTTCTAATCGACCTGTTGCACAACTATTTCAGTCTCCTGATCCTGCTGTCTTTAATGACGACGAATCCTTGGATCATAAAACAGAAAAAGCTGAGGAAATTTCAACAGTTAAAACTCCTGTAGATGTGGAATCCTGCACAACCATAACGGTCAAAACTTACCCAGAAGTTCCGGCAGTCCCACAGTTCAATGCTTATGATAACTTCACTGTCCTGATCCACGTCAAGGCCCCTGCTTCATTTTCAGGTCACAATCATAGTATTGACCAGTCTAACGTGTCTCCGATTCCTCAAACTCCTCGTGCTTCTGTAGACCTGGTCActgtgcttgacatcagtggcAGCATGGCAGGAACTAAACTTGCATTGCTAAAGAGGGCCATGGGGTTCGTGATACAGAACCTGGGCCCAAACGATCGGTTGGCAGTCATAGCCTTCTCATCAACAGCCCGACGCCTTTTCCCCCTTAGTCGTATGTCTGAGACAGGACGGCAGCAGGCACTGCAAGCAATTAATTCTCTAGTTGCAAATGGTGGAACGAATATTGCTGAAGGCTTAAGAAAGGGTGCTAAGGTGATGGAAGATAGAAGGGAAAAAAACCCAGTTGCAAATATTATACTCCTTTCAGATGGACAGGATACATATACCATGAATAGTTCCGGTGGCAGCCAAAATGAATCCAATTATAAACTGCTGCTTCCTACATCCATGCACAGGAAGGAAAGTTCTGGCTTCAAAATTCCAGTACATGCATTTGGGTTTGGTATGGATCATGATGCTCTATTAATGCACTCTATCTCCGAGAGTTCAGGAGGGACCTTTTCTTTCATTGAAAGTGAAGGTGTGATTCAGGATGCCTTTGCACAATGTATAGGGGGACTTTTGAGCGTTGTTGTTAAGGAACTATATGTGACTATTGATAGTGTTCACCCTCAGATTCGTCTTGGATCTATAAAATCAGGCAGCTATCCAAATCACGTGGTACCCGATGGAAAAACTGGTTTTGTCGAAGTTGGTGATATGTATGCGGATGAAGAAAGGGATTTTCTTGTTACAGTGAATGTGCCTGCAGAAACTTTGAACAAAGAAACATCTCTTTTAAAAGTCAGATCTGTTTATGTCAATCCACTAACAAAGGACACAGTAACACTTGACAGTGAAGAATTAAGAATTGGGAGACCTGAAGTAGCTGGACAAGAGACGGTGTTGGTAGAAGTAGACAGACAAAGGAATAGGCTGCACGCAGCTGAGGCGATGGCAGAAGCTCGTGCTGTGGCAGAACAGGGAGGCCTAGCATCTGCAATTTCGATCCTTGAAAATTGTCGCACAATGTTGTCACAAACTGTTTCAGCCAAAGCTCACGATCGTCTATGTATTGCACTGGACGCTGAGCTCAGGGAGATGCAAGAGAGGTTGTCAAGCAGACATATTTACGAGTCATCCGGAAGGGCATATATGTTATCTGGAATGAGTTCACACTCGTGGCAGAGAGCAACTGCAAGAGGTGATTCTACAGAAGGTTCAAGTCTTGTTCAATCCTATCAAACCCAGTCAATGACCGAGATGCTTAGTCGTTCTCAGGCTGCGTTGTTGAGTAGTCCATCAGCTCACAGGCTTGTTCGACCAAAGCCAAGGTGA